In the Cytophagales bacterium genome, one interval contains:
- a CDS encoding class I SAM-dependent methyltransferase: MSDIIKSPITLSKNVKLEKQINAQAIIDIYKKSLNLDVRAYYCDTDTISIYQCIDTGYKFYYPFNLTGDTKFYETLQQFDWYYIIWKWEHELARKFINIKSKVLEIGCGEGNFLKDLNQSKMVDCAGLEINEKAIKVAKYHGLEILNETIQQHAQKNTEIYDTVCAFQVLEHIPYAGSFLKSSLAALKKGGNLIISVPNNDSFIKYDKENILNMPPHHMRLWNKTALSNLQKFFPLKLIGIYMEPLQPYHYKYYYNTQMFRLIKKTGLLGKMVYLITHHFYEKLIGKLSNWITGHTIVVVFVKQ; encoded by the coding sequence GTGTCTGATATTATAAAAAGTCCGATTACATTATCAAAAAATGTTAAACTGGAAAAGCAAATTAATGCTCAAGCAATTATTGATATTTATAAGAAAAGTTTAAACTTAGATGTAAGAGCGTATTATTGTGATACAGATACTATCAGCATATATCAATGTATAGATACAGGTTATAAATTTTATTACCCGTTTAATTTAACCGGAGATACCAAATTTTATGAGACCTTACAACAATTTGACTGGTATTATATAATATGGAAGTGGGAACATGAATTAGCGAGAAAATTTATAAATATAAAGAGCAAAGTCTTAGAAATTGGATGTGGAGAAGGAAATTTTTTAAAAGATTTAAATCAAAGCAAAATGGTGGATTGTGCAGGCCTTGAGATCAATGAAAAAGCTATTAAAGTTGCCAAATATCATGGTCTGGAAATTCTAAATGAAACTATTCAGCAACATGCTCAAAAGAATACAGAAATATATGACACTGTTTGTGCTTTTCAGGTATTAGAACACATACCATATGCCGGAAGTTTTTTAAAATCGTCTTTAGCTGCCTTGAAGAAGGGAGGAAATTTGATCATTAGCGTACCTAACAATGATTCTTTTATAAAATACGATAAAGAAAATATTTTGAATATGCCACCACATCATATGAGATTATGGAATAAAACTGCTTTGAGCAATCTTCAAAAATTTTTCCCGCTAAAGTTAATCGGAATATATATGGAACCCTTGCAACCTTATCATTATAAATATTACTATAATACGCAAATGTTTCGTTTGATAAAAAAAACAGGTCTGTTAGGCAAAATGGTATATTTGATAACACACCATTTCTATGAGAAATTGATAGGTAAGTTAAGTAATTGGATAACCGGGCATACGATTGTTGTTGTTTTTGTAAAGCAATAA
- a CDS encoding FkbM family methyltransferase, which translates to MEYTSQFGQDKWIIEEVFKGMEYGFFVDVGAYHPKLINNTYILEKQYKWDGISIDAINIKRMWKKERKTLFIQACIANCAGKKVEFVLSGWDSGIKDYLDNNSPVKKVKQFRTKLLGHILRENKTPNIIHYLDMDIEGAELLILKSFPFDEFTPIALTVEHNEQKSGKNKEKVRDLLFDKGYLCVKEFEIEDGFVLKKYLDNPSLYRT; encoded by the coding sequence ATGGAGTATACAAGCCAGTTTGGTCAGGACAAATGGATTATAGAAGAAGTTTTTAAAGGCATGGAATACGGCTTTTTTGTAGATGTAGGAGCCTATCATCCGAAATTAATAAATAATACCTATATTCTGGAAAAACAGTATAAGTGGGATGGTATTTCAATAGATGCTATAAACATAAAACGGATGTGGAAGAAGGAAAGGAAAACATTATTCATTCAGGCATGTATAGCAAATTGTGCGGGAAAAAAAGTTGAGTTTGTTTTATCAGGTTGGGATTCAGGCATTAAAGATTATTTGGACAATAATAGTCCTGTAAAAAAGGTTAAGCAATTCAGAACTAAATTATTAGGCCATATTTTAAGAGAAAATAAAACGCCTAACATAATTCATTATTTAGATATGGATATAGAGGGAGCTGAATTATTAATACTTAAATCTTTTCCTTTTGATGAATTTACACCTATTGCTTTAACGGTAGAACACAATGAACAAAAAAGCGGTAAAAACAAGGAAAAAGTTAGAGATTTGCTATTTGATAAAGGGTACCTATGTGTTAAAGAGTTTGAGATTGAAGATGGGTTTGTTTTAAAAAAATATCTGGATAATCCTTCTTTATATAGAACTTAA